The following proteins are encoded in a genomic region of Streptomyces lunaelactis:
- a CDS encoding GNAT family N-acetyltransferase: MTDVTSAKSARRPHHWRRDLIELAALFTAVVIADAVANMIGHGPDGPFLLIVSAVTLVATAAFHTWWARRHSHAPPTATPATADVAGDTGPDLYETALWRMRTTVRDAPGSLAALCIALAGHRVDILTLQTHPLAEGTVDEFLLRAPASLHAKQLTREISESGGRNTWIERADAHDLVDTPTRVLGLATRTALDAAELPLALRQLLGRCTIHSLPAVSLTGRPTGETPPVEGVLEDTVMRLRDPNGGAITVERPYLPFTPTEFARARALVELDARLGSRIPRSQDVLTLPEGNEITVRRADQSDVEAALAMHERCSQRTLGLRYHGPVSHADRYLNHLLSPRFGRTLAVQTASGRLVALGHLLWDGDETEVALLVEDEWQRRGIGSELLGRLVALAIEAGCGSVYAVTQSSNTGMVAAMRGLDLPLDYQIEEGILVVTARLDATPVLPHSRYEQPEREQAER, translated from the coding sequence ATGACAGATGTGACTTCTGCGAAGAGTGCCCGCCGTCCACACCACTGGCGGCGGGATCTCATCGAACTGGCAGCCCTGTTCACCGCCGTCGTGATCGCCGACGCCGTCGCGAACATGATCGGGCATGGACCCGACGGCCCGTTCCTGCTCATCGTCTCCGCCGTCACCCTCGTCGCCACGGCCGCCTTCCACACATGGTGGGCACGACGCCACAGCCATGCCCCTCCGACAGCCACCCCTGCCACCGCCGATGTGGCAGGAGATACCGGGCCCGACCTGTACGAGACGGCGCTGTGGCGGATGCGTACCACCGTCAGGGACGCCCCCGGCAGCCTGGCCGCGCTGTGCATCGCACTCGCCGGGCACCGCGTCGACATACTCACCCTGCAGACCCACCCGCTCGCCGAGGGTACGGTGGACGAGTTCCTCCTGCGTGCGCCCGCGTCCCTGCACGCCAAGCAGCTCACCAGGGAGATCTCGGAATCCGGCGGCCGCAACACCTGGATCGAGCGCGCCGACGCCCACGATCTCGTCGACACCCCGACCCGGGTGCTCGGCCTCGCCACCCGCACCGCGCTGGACGCGGCCGAACTGCCGCTGGCACTACGCCAGTTGCTGGGCCGCTGCACCATCCACTCGCTGCCCGCCGTCTCGCTGACCGGCCGGCCCACCGGCGAGACTCCGCCGGTGGAGGGCGTCCTGGAGGACACGGTGATGCGGCTGCGCGACCCGAACGGCGGCGCCATCACCGTCGAGCGGCCCTATCTCCCCTTCACGCCCACCGAGTTCGCGCGGGCCCGCGCCCTCGTCGAACTCGATGCCCGCCTCGGCTCCCGTATCCCGCGCAGCCAGGACGTCCTCACCCTCCCCGAGGGCAACGAGATCACCGTGCGCCGCGCCGACCAGAGCGACGTCGAAGCCGCCCTGGCCATGCACGAGCGCTGCTCCCAGCGCACCCTGGGCCTGCGCTACCACGGCCCGGTCAGTCACGCCGACCGCTACCTCAACCACCTGCTCAGCCCGCGCTTCGGCCGCACCCTCGCCGTCCAGACGGCTTCCGGCCGGCTCGTCGCCCTCGGCCACCTCCTGTGGGACGGCGACGAGACCGAGGTCGCGCTGCTCGTCGAGGACGAATGGCAGCGCCGCGGCATCGGCTCGGAGCTGCTCGGCCGGCTGGTCGCGCTCGCGATCGAGGCCGGCTGCGGCAGCGTCTACGCCGTCACGCAGTCCTCGAACACCGGGATGGTGGCGGCCATGCGCGGCCTCGACCTGCCGCTCGACTACCAGATCGAGGAGGGCATACTGGTCGTCACCGCCCGACTCGACGCGACTCCCGTACTCCCTCACTCCCGGTACGAACAGCCTGAGCGCGAACAGGCTGAGCGCTGA
- a CDS encoding trans-sulfuration enzyme family protein produces the protein MENAASVTPAPRALATEAVHAGREDLARLGVHAPPLDLSTTYPSYDAAGEAARIDGFAATGARLEGPPVYARLDNPTTARFETALARLEGAESAVAFASGMAALTAVLLVRASMGLRHVVAVRPLYGCSDHLLGAGLLGTEVTWTDPAGIAEAIRPDTGLVMVETPANPTLAEVDLRAVRHACGSVPLLVDNTFATPVLQRPLEDGARIVLHSATKYLGGHGDVMGGVVACDEEFARKLRQVRFATGGVLHPMAGYLLLRGLSTLPVRVRAASATAADLARRLGADPRIARVHYPSVGGAMVSFEVYGDPHSVIAAVRLITPAVSLGSVDSLIQHPASISHRIVAEGDRRSAGVSDRLLRMSVGLEDVEDLWRDLTEALSAQPVRAQAVRTGSEGVRESRRVGR, from the coding sequence ATGGAGAACGCAGCCTCGGTCACCCCCGCACCCCGGGCCCTGGCCACCGAAGCCGTACACGCCGGCCGCGAGGACCTCGCACGGCTCGGCGTGCACGCCCCGCCGCTGGACCTGTCCACCACCTACCCCTCGTACGACGCCGCCGGCGAGGCCGCACGCATCGACGGGTTCGCCGCCACCGGCGCGCGGCTGGAGGGCCCGCCCGTCTACGCCCGGCTGGACAACCCGACCACAGCCAGGTTCGAGACAGCGCTCGCCAGGCTCGAGGGGGCCGAGAGCGCGGTGGCCTTCGCCAGCGGGATGGCCGCACTCACCGCCGTACTGCTGGTGCGGGCGAGCATGGGACTGCGCCACGTCGTCGCCGTCCGGCCGCTGTACGGCTGCAGCGACCACCTGCTGGGCGCCGGGCTGCTCGGCACCGAGGTGACCTGGACCGACCCGGCGGGCATCGCGGAGGCGATCCGGCCCGACACCGGTCTGGTGATGGTGGAGACGCCGGCCAATCCGACCCTCGCCGAGGTCGATCTGCGTGCCGTCCGGCACGCCTGCGGCTCGGTACCGCTGCTCGTCGACAACACCTTCGCCACGCCCGTCCTCCAGCGGCCGCTGGAGGACGGGGCGCGGATCGTGCTGCACAGCGCGACCAAGTATCTGGGCGGGCACGGCGATGTGATGGGCGGGGTGGTGGCCTGCGACGAGGAGTTCGCCCGCAAGCTCCGCCAGGTGCGGTTCGCGACCGGCGGCGTACTGCATCCGATGGCCGGATATCTACTGCTGCGCGGACTGTCCACGCTGCCCGTCCGGGTCCGCGCCGCGTCCGCCACCGCGGCGGATCTGGCCCGCCGGCTGGGCGCCGACCCGCGGATCGCCCGGGTCCACTATCCGAGCGTGGGCGGGGCGATGGTCTCCTTCGAGGTATACGGGGACCCGCACAGCGTGATCGCGGCCGTACGGCTGATCACGCCGGCGGTCAGTCTCGGCAGTGTCGACAGCCTGATCCAGCATCCGGCCTCCATCAGCCACCGCATCGTGGCTGAGGGAGACCGGCGCTCGGCGGGCGTCAGTGACCGGCTGCTGCGGATGTCGGTCGGGCTCGAGGACGTCGAGGATCTCTGGCGGGATCTGACCGAGGCGCTCAGCGCTCAGCCTGTTCGCGCTCAGGCTGTTCGTACCGGGAGTGAGGGAGTACGGGAGTCGCGTCGAGTCGGGCGGTGA
- a CDS encoding Lrp/AsnC family transcriptional regulator, giving the protein MAESVALDPVDLQILRLLQNDARTTYRDLAAEVGVAPSTCLDRVARLRRSGVILGHRLALDPARLGRGLQALLSVQVRPHRRELIGPFVERIRALPESRALFHLTGPDDYLVHVAVADTADLQRLVVDEFTSRREVARVETRLIFQQWDCGPMLPPLPEAALDD; this is encoded by the coding sequence ATGGCTGAATCTGTCGCACTGGACCCGGTGGACCTGCAGATTCTCCGCCTCCTGCAGAACGACGCCCGGACCACCTACCGGGACCTGGCGGCGGAGGTCGGAGTGGCTCCTTCCACTTGCCTGGACCGGGTGGCCAGGCTGCGCCGCTCCGGCGTGATCCTGGGGCACCGGCTGGCCCTGGACCCCGCTCGGCTGGGGCGCGGGCTGCAGGCGCTGCTCTCGGTGCAGGTGCGTCCGCACCGGCGCGAGCTGATCGGCCCCTTCGTGGAGCGGATCCGCGCACTGCCCGAATCGCGGGCGCTGTTCCATCTCACCGGCCCCGACGACTACTTGGTGCATGTGGCCGTGGCGGACACGGCGGATCTGCAACGGCTGGTGGTCGACGAGTTCACCTCACGGCGAGAAGTAGCCAGAGTTGAGACACGGTTGATATTCCAGCAGTGGGACTGCGGGCCGATGCTCCCGCCGCTGCCGGAAGCCGCCCTCGACGACTGA